The Vicia villosa cultivar HV-30 ecotype Madison, WI linkage group LG1, Vvil1.0, whole genome shotgun sequence genome includes a region encoding these proteins:
- the LOC131639813 gene encoding wall-associated receptor kinase-like 14, whose amino-acid sequence MFLHHHHHHHHNSKLSTLIIIIIIIITIFVTVITADQNNNHCKRRCGKQTVNYPFGFSEGCKIELTCSNNDNQIKIGNLTVQKLNSDSIFISLPAKCNRSTSFIYPLFGKNYAPTWNNTFLVQRCNPSLNGCVIPTSIFAGTHRDVEGCDSRKSENINCFTRSQRKRTGEDVLTLGDWNGTRCELLFSAIAVDDSTVDDVPLQFQVVELGWWLEGPCLCTDDANCTEVRLAGGKQGFRCRCREGLVGDGFVNGTGCQRASHCSLSTLGSSKCAKALRIGLLLGVIIVGASVTAALSLVCYFTNRRSKWLTKQLTVRRLLREAAGNYIVPLYPYKEVERATNFFSEKHRLGTGAYGTVYAGNLHNNELVAIKKIRYRDTNSVDQVMNEIKLLSSVSHPNLVRLLGCCIEKGEHILVYEYMPNGTLSQHLQRERGGTLPWTIRLTIASETANAVAFLHSSNPPIYHRDIKSSNILLDFSFQSKVADFGLSRLGMTEISHISTAPQGTPGYVDPQYHQNFHLSDKSDVYSFGVVLVEIITAMKVVDFGRPQSEINLAALAIEKIRKGCVDDIIDPFLDLNRDAWTLYSVNKVAELAFRCLAFHSESRPSMIEVAEELDHIRRSGWATMEETICLGSSVGSGCSSPRYNGKENLVSKNEILVVPQKTNSFLHTIEEVKDGSPESVHDTWSSRPSSPSTNSLLGNVVQ is encoded by the exons ATGttccttcatcatcatcatcatcatcatcacaattcAAAGCTTTCTactctcatcatcatcatcatcatcatcatcacaatctTCGTAACAGTAATAACTGCCGATCAAAACAACAATCACTGCAAGCGAAGATGCGGAAAACAAACCGTGAACTACCCATTCGGATTCTCAGAAGGATGCAAAATCGAATTAACCTGCAGCAACAACGACAATCAAATCAAAATTGGAAACTTAACTGTTCAAAAACTGAACTCTGATAGCATATTCATATCTCTACCAGCGAAATGCAATCGTAGCACCAGTTTCATATATCCGCTTTTCGGCAAAAACTATGCTCCAACCTGGAACAACACCTTCCTCGTCCAGAGATGTAACCCAAGTCTTAATGGTTGTGTTATTCCAACTTCGATTTTTGCTGGAACACATAGAGATGTTGAAGGTTGTGATTcgagaaaaagtgaaaatatcaATTGCTTCACGCGATCGCAGCGTAAGAGAACGGGCGAGGATGTTCTTACTCTTGGTGATTGGAATGGAACTCGATGTGAATTGTTGTTCTCTGCTATTGCTGTTGATGACAGCACAGTCGATGATGTTCCGCTTCAGTTTCAGGTGGTTGAGTTAGGGTGGTGGCTTGAAGGTCCTTGTTTATGTACTGATGATGCTAATTGTACGGAGGTTCGTCTTGCCGGAGGAAAACAAGGTTTCCGGTGTCGTTGCCGTGAAGGTTTAGTCGGAGATGGATTTGTAAACGGTACCGGTTGCCAGAGAG CTTCACATTGCAGTCTTTCAACACTTGGGTCTAGCAAATGTGCAAAAGCACTCAGAATTGGTTTACTTCTTGGAG TGATCATAGTTGGAGCCTCAGTGACGGCTGCACTGTCTCTAGTATGCTACTTCACGAATCGCCGATCAAAATGGCTAACAAAACAATTGACAGTAAGGCGCCTACTAAGAGAAGCTGCAGGAAACTACATTGTTCCTCTCTACCCTTACAAAGAAGTAGAAAGGGCCACAAATTTTTTCTCTGAGAAACACAGGCTAGGAACTGGTGCTTACGGCACCGTTTACGCTGGAAACCTTCACAACAACGAATTGGTTGCTATAAAAAAGATCAGGTATAGAGACACCAACAGTGTTGACCAAGTCATGAATGAAATCAAACTCCTATCTTCGGTAAGTCACCCGAATTTAGTTCGACTTTTAGGTTGCTGCATAGAGAAAGGTGAACACATACTTGTTTATGAGTATATGCCAAATGGAACATTGTCTCAACATTTACAAAGGGAAAGAGGTGGAACACTTCCTTGGACAATAAGACTCACCATTGCCTCTGAAACCGCTAATGCTGTAGCGTTTCTTCATTCTTCAAATCCTCCGATTTATCACAGAGACATAAAATCTAGTAACATACTATTGGACTTTAGTTTTCAATCAAAAGTAGCAGATTTCGGACTTTCTAGGCTAGGCATGACAGAAATATCACATATCTCAACCGCGCCACAAGGGACTCCAGGTTATGTCGATCCACAATACCatcaaaactttcatctttcaGATAAAAGTGATGTCTATAGTTTCGGAGTTGTTTTGGTAGAGATAATAACAGCGATGAAAGTGGTTGATTTTGGTAGACCTCAAAGTGAGATAAATTTGGCAGCACTTGCTATTGAAAAGATTAGGAAAGGTTGTGTCGACGACATTATAGATCCTTTCCTTGATCTTAATAGGGATGCATGGACACTCTATTCTGTTAACAAGGTAGCTGAGCTTGCATTTAGATGCCTCGCTTTTCATAGCGAATCGAGGCCTAGTATGATTGAAGTTGCTGAGGAGTTAGATCATATCAGACGTAGCGGATGGGCGACAATGGAGGAAACTATATGCTTAGGCTCATCGGTTGGATCCGGGTGTTCATCACCTCGTTATAATGGAAAGGAGAATTTAGTCTCAAAGAATGAAATCCTGGTTGTTCCACAAAAGACTAATAGTTTTTTGCATACAATAGAGGAAGTGAAGGATGGTTCTCCTGAATCTGTTCATGATACTTGGTCAAGTAGACCTAGCTCACCTTCAACAAACAGCTTGTTAGGAAATGTTGTTCAGTGA